From the genome of Sphingobacteriaceae bacterium:
GGACACGGGCCTGCTGGCCCGGTTCATCCCCGAACTGCTGGACGGCGTGGGCGTGGAGCAAAACATCCATCACCGCTACACCGTCTGGGAGCACAACATCCGGGCCTGCCAGGCGGTCAAGCCGGTGCTCCACCTGCGCCTGGCCGCCTTGTTCCACGACATCGCCAAGCCCCACACCCTCACCATCGATGAGCACGGCAACCGTCACTTCTACCACCATGAGGTGAAGGGCGCCGAGATGACCAACCGCATCATGCGGCGGCTCCGGTACGACAACGAGACCCGCAAGAAGGTGGTGCACCTGGTGCGCCATCACCTGGCCCTCCACCTGTACCGGGACATGACCGATGCGGGGGTGCGGCGGCTGCTGCGGCGCATCGGCCTGGAAAACCTGGAGGACCTGATTCTCCTGCGCATGGCCGACCGCAAGGCGTCGGGCACCAAGCGGGATCCCCTTTCCCGGGGCACCCGCCGCCTGCTGCAGATGATCGAAAAGGTGCTGCAGGAGGATTCCGCCTTCGGCCTCAAGGACCTGGCCGTCAACGGCCACGATGTCATGGAGGTCCTGGGCATGGGGCCCGGGCCCCATGTGGGCCGTATCCTCCAGGCGCTGCTGGAGATGGTGCTGGACGACCCCAACTTGAACCAGCGGGAAGTGCTGCTGGAGAAGATTCCCGAAGTGGCGGCCTCCCTGGGCATCCCCGTCCAAACAGCCCAGGAGGTGCCCACCCAGGACGGCGGCCCCGCCTGACGCCTTTCCCGCCGGCCCCGCCCGGCTCCCATCATGTTCTCCCGTTGCCAGGCATACATTTAGGCGGCGCCGGTCCCGGAGCTTTCTGCCCGGGGGCGGCCACCCCATGGGAGGGCGGGT
Proteins encoded in this window:
- a CDS encoding CCA tRNA nucleotidyltransferase — its product is MPGAAGKRAQRKSGSNRNQVALRRSLLQQPGVVERLVPRGVRWVLAKLTDAGHEAVLVGGCVRDLLLGRAPKDWDVATSAQPAAVQRIFPRTRPTGIAHGTVTVLAGSRPVEVTTYRVEGPYTDHRRPDSVSFTVSLEEDLARRDFTINAMALKADGTLVDPWGGLKDLTERRIRAVGDPAERFNEDALRMLRAIRFAAQLEFDLDPSVREAITRQAHLLDHVSRERIRDEFNKIVMSKPVVWAMNELKDTGLLARFIPELLDGVGVEQNIHHRYTVWEHNIRACQAVKPVLHLRLAALFHDIAKPHTLTIDEHGNRHFYHHEVKGAEMTNRIMRRLRYDNETRKKVVHLVRHHLALHLYRDMTDAGVRRLLRRIGLENLEDLILLRMADRKASGTKRDPLSRGTRRLLQMIEKVLQEDSAFGLKDLAVNGHDVMEVLGMGPGPHVGRILQALLEMVLDDPNLNQREVLLEKIPEVAASLGIPVQTAQEVPTQDGGPA